In the genome of Cupriavidus malaysiensis, one region contains:
- the pstS gene encoding phosphate ABC transporter substrate-binding protein PstS: MHRSAFMFPPRLRALLTTFVLLACCGAAAQAQIRGAGSTAAAPVYRVWADSFRAASGSAVAYDAVGSGEGMRRIRAGEVDFGASDVPLAPDEARRQGLVLVPTVVTAAVPVVNLPGVPAGQLHLSGEALAAIYLGQIESWDAAEIRALNPGLALPRLKIRPVARTDASGTTFHFTSYLSEVSPDWKARFGARSTVAWPAGFLPAKGSGEVVHAVQGTSGAIGYVDYNYVLEAGLNAVLLRNASGQFVAAGVNAFRQAVLNSDWNRKGDFASPLVNRGGHDTWPITMGTFIAVPAVSRDGPRTLAALRFLAWGYLHGDELARQARFVPLPERVQASAYRELAGVTDRAGNAIGLQSMGGPAAGAR; the protein is encoded by the coding sequence ATGCACCGCTCCGCCTTCATGTTCCCGCCCCGCCTTCGCGCCCTCCTTACCACCTTTGTGCTGCTGGCCTGCTGCGGCGCCGCAGCCCAGGCCCAGATCCGCGGCGCCGGTTCGACCGCCGCCGCCCCCGTCTACCGCGTCTGGGCCGACAGTTTCCGCGCCGCCTCCGGCAGCGCCGTCGCCTATGACGCCGTGGGGTCGGGCGAAGGCATGCGGCGTATCCGCGCCGGCGAAGTGGATTTCGGCGCCTCGGACGTGCCGCTGGCCCCGGACGAGGCCCGGCGCCAAGGACTGGTGCTGGTGCCCACGGTGGTGACGGCCGCGGTGCCGGTGGTCAACCTGCCCGGCGTACCCGCCGGCCAGTTACACCTGAGCGGCGAGGCGCTGGCCGCGATCTACCTCGGGCAGATCGAGTCCTGGGACGCGGCGGAGATCCGCGCGCTCAATCCCGGCCTGGCGCTGCCGCGCCTGAAGATCCGCCCGGTGGCCCGCACCGACGCTTCGGGCACGACATTCCACTTCACCAGCTACCTGAGCGAGGTCAGCCCCGACTGGAAAGCGCGTTTCGGCGCGCGCTCGACGGTGGCCTGGCCGGCCGGCTTCCTGCCGGCCAAGGGCAGCGGCGAAGTGGTGCACGCGGTACAGGGCACCAGCGGGGCCATCGGCTACGTCGACTACAACTATGTGCTGGAGGCCGGCCTGAACGCCGTGCTGCTGCGCAATGCCTCCGGCCAGTTCGTCGCCGCCGGCGTCAACGCCTTCCGCCAGGCCGTGCTCAACAGCGACTGGAACCGCAAGGGCGATTTCGCCAGTCCCCTGGTCAACCGCGGGGGGCACGATACCTGGCCGATCACCATGGGCACCTTCATCGCCGTGCCGGCGGTCAGCCGTGACGGCCCGCGCACGCTGGCGGCGCTGCGCTTCCTCGCCTGGGGCTACCTGCACGGCGACGAGCTGGCGCGCCAGGCCCGCTTCGTGCCGCTGCCCGAGCGGGTGCAGGCGAGCGCCTACCGCGAACTGGCCGGCGTCACCGACCGCGCCGGCAACGCCATCGGCCTGCAAAGCATGGGCGGGCCGGCGGCCGGCGCGCGCTGA
- the folE gene encoding GTP cyclohydrolase I, with protein sequence MSKQHPVPPRPDQADGPPVSEQIRARLQAARQRFHANDNIAAYLEPGEFEALQEEVQARMEDVLRSLVIDVERDHNTRETARRVAKMYLREVFGGRYVGAPNVTEFPNVEQLNELMIVGPMRVRSACSHHLCPIIGKLWIGVMPNQHSNLIGLSKYARLAEWVMLRPQIQEEAVAQLADLLQEKMNPDGLAIVMEAEHFCMHWRGVRDTDAKMTNSVMRGCFLKDDSLRREFLTLLSLNRS encoded by the coding sequence ATGAGCAAGCAGCACCCGGTCCCGCCCCGTCCGGACCAGGCCGACGGCCCGCCGGTGTCGGAGCAGATCCGCGCCCGGCTGCAAGCGGCGCGCCAGCGCTTCCACGCCAACGACAATATCGCCGCCTACCTGGAGCCCGGCGAATTCGAGGCGCTGCAGGAGGAAGTGCAGGCGCGCATGGAGGACGTGCTGCGCAGCCTGGTGATCGACGTCGAGCGCGACCACAACACGCGCGAGACGGCGCGGCGGGTGGCCAAGATGTACCTGCGCGAGGTCTTCGGCGGCCGCTACGTCGGCGCGCCCAATGTCACCGAATTTCCCAACGTCGAACAGCTCAACGAACTGATGATCGTGGGCCCGATGCGTGTGCGCAGCGCCTGCTCGCACCACCTGTGCCCCATCATCGGCAAGCTGTGGATCGGCGTGATGCCGAACCAGCACTCCAACCTGATCGGCCTGTCCAAGTACGCGCGCCTGGCCGAATGGGTCATGCTGCGGCCGCAGATCCAGGAGGAAGCCGTGGCCCAGCTCGCCGACCTGCTGCAGGAAAAGATGAATCCGGACGGCCTCGCCATCGTGATGGAGGCCGAGCATTTCTGCATGCACTGGCGCGGCGTGCGCGACACCGACGCCAAGATGACCAACAGCGTGATGCGCGGCTGCTTCCTCAAGGACGACAGCCTGCGCCGCGAATTCCTGACCCTGCTGAGCCTGAACCGTAGCTGA
- a CDS encoding BLUF domain-containing protein has protein sequence MLVRLLYASRARQPLAPAAIDDILATSVEYNPRHGITGVLCHGNGVFLQALEGDREEVNALYQAISRDARHHELVLLQFEEIVQRDFPGWSMVRVNAAKVNPATMLKYSTHGELDPYRTSGAASLALLKELIAGASLVARNPERGRS, from the coding sequence ATGCTCGTCCGCCTGCTGTACGCAAGCCGCGCCCGCCAGCCGCTGGCGCCCGCCGCGATCGACGACATCCTCGCCACCAGCGTGGAATACAACCCGCGCCACGGCATCACCGGCGTGCTGTGCCACGGCAACGGCGTCTTCCTGCAGGCGCTGGAAGGCGACCGCGAGGAAGTCAATGCGCTATACCAGGCAATCTCGCGCGATGCGCGCCACCATGAGCTGGTGCTGCTGCAGTTCGAGGAAATCGTCCAGCGCGACTTCCCCGGCTGGTCCATGGTCCGTGTCAATGCGGCCAAGGTCAATCCGGCCACCATGCTGAAATACTCCACGCACGGCGAGCTCGACCCCTACCGCACCAGCGGCGCGGCCTCGCTGGCCCTGCTCAAGGAACTGATCGCCGGGGCCTCGCTGGTGGCGCGCAATCCGGAGCGCGGGCGCAGCTAG
- a CDS encoding H-NS histone family protein: MATYKQLLAEKKALEEKLAEVRANEIAGVIEQIRALMAEYDLSVDDLAPRKRGRPAGSKTRHSEPLPPKYRDPKTGATWSGRGRAPAWLGKNRARFLIQDAE; encoded by the coding sequence ATGGCCACTTACAAGCAGTTGCTGGCGGAAAAGAAAGCATTGGAAGAAAAACTCGCGGAAGTCCGGGCCAACGAGATTGCCGGCGTCATCGAGCAGATCCGCGCGCTGATGGCGGAATATGACTTGTCGGTGGACGACCTGGCTCCCCGCAAACGGGGCCGGCCGGCGGGCAGCAAGACCCGGCACAGCGAACCGCTGCCGCCGAAGTACCGCGACCCCAAGACCGGTGCCACCTGGTCGGGCCGCGGCCGCGCGCCGGCCTGGCTCGGCAAGAACCGCGCCCGCTTCCTGATCCAGGACGCCGAGTAA
- a CDS encoding efflux transporter outer membrane subunit produces MTHRLSAVLRRRAGAAWMLATLAAALGGCGGLVNPPYQEPALAVPGSWRQEAAGAARGAAENGGEGGGGGAARVAPAADGDGWWRRFGDAGLDRLIEQVLARNGDLAAAAISVHAAQLQARLTHTGELPTLAAEYDGAHARGLARGGSATSHALTGTVSYEADLWGKLAQLTDAARWEALATQQDLASTRLSLIGTTANLYWKLAYLAQRIASEQDSVAYLERVLELVRVQRAAGAASPLEMLEAEQSLESERATLSQLQAQQAAARLSLAALLADPAADLVSAPPPLFSLRAPAIDAGVPAGVLARRPDLRAAELRLREQFANVNATRASYYPTLALTGTLGTSSTALVDLLKNPIGTLGVSLALPLLNWRQRDLSIQSSQASYDKAAVSFRQTLYVALTDVETALSARTHYLQQGEQQQRALAAARAAERVYAVRYRAGQVSLRAWLEAQESARAAERTLAENRYNQLTAAVTLFQALGGDV; encoded by the coding sequence ATGACGCATCGTCTGTCTGCCGTACTTCGCCGCCGGGCCGGCGCGGCATGGATGCTGGCGACCCTGGCCGCCGCGCTGGGCGGTTGCGGCGGGCTGGTCAATCCACCCTACCAGGAGCCGGCGCTGGCGGTTCCGGGGAGCTGGCGGCAGGAGGCGGCGGGCGCCGCGCGCGGGGCCGCCGAGAACGGTGGCGAGGGGGGCGGCGGGGGCGCCGCCAGGGTCGCGCCGGCCGCCGACGGCGACGGCTGGTGGCGGCGCTTCGGCGATGCCGGCCTGGACCGGCTGATCGAACAAGTGCTGGCGCGCAACGGCGATCTCGCCGCCGCCGCCATCAGCGTGCACGCCGCCCAGCTGCAGGCCCGGCTGACCCACACCGGCGAGCTGCCGACACTGGCCGCCGAATACGATGGCGCGCACGCGCGCGGGCTCGCCCGCGGCGGCAGTGCCACGTCGCACGCGCTGACCGGCACCGTCAGCTACGAAGCCGACCTGTGGGGCAAGCTGGCCCAGCTGACCGACGCCGCGCGCTGGGAGGCGCTCGCCACGCAGCAGGACCTGGCCAGCACGCGCCTGTCGCTGATCGGCACCACCGCCAACCTGTACTGGAAGCTGGCCTACCTGGCGCAGCGCATCGCCAGCGAGCAGGACAGCGTGGCCTACCTGGAGCGGGTGCTGGAACTGGTGCGGGTGCAGCGTGCGGCCGGCGCCGCCTCGCCACTGGAGATGCTGGAAGCCGAGCAGAGCCTGGAATCGGAACGTGCCACCTTGTCGCAGCTGCAGGCGCAGCAGGCCGCCGCGCGGCTGTCGCTGGCCGCGCTGCTGGCCGATCCCGCGGCGGACCTGGTGTCGGCGCCGCCGCCCCTGTTCTCGCTGCGGGCGCCGGCCATCGACGCGGGCGTGCCGGCCGGGGTGCTGGCGCGGCGGCCGGACCTGCGCGCGGCGGAGCTGCGCCTGCGCGAGCAGTTCGCCAATGTCAACGCCACCCGCGCCAGCTACTATCCGACGCTGGCGCTGACCGGCACGCTGGGCACCTCCAGCACGGCATTGGTGGACCTGCTCAAGAATCCGATCGGCACGCTCGGCGTGAGCCTGGCCCTGCCGCTGCTCAACTGGCGCCAGCGCGACCTCAGCATCCAGTCCAGCCAGGCCAGCTACGACAAGGCGGCCGTGTCGTTCCGGCAGACGCTGTATGTGGCGCTCACGGATGTCGAAACCGCCTTGTCGGCCCGCACCCACTACCTGCAGCAGGGCGAGCAGCAGCAACGGGCGCTGGCCGCCGCGCGCGCGGCAGAACGGGTCTACGCGGTGCGCTACCGCGCCGGCCAGGTGTCGCTGCGGGCCTGGCTGGAGGCGCAGGAAAGCGCGCGCGCGGCGGAACGGACGCTGGCCGAGAACCGCTACAACCAGCTCACCGCGGCGGTGACGCTATTCCAGGCACTGGGGGGAGATGTTTAA
- a CDS encoding MacB family efflux pump subunit, producing the protein MHTAEPLLALRGVSRSFPAGEDSVTVLRDVDLDIGAGEMVAIVGPSGSGKSTLMNLLGCLDQPSTGSYRIAGQDTRTLDDDQLARLRREHFGFVFQRYHLLGDLDAQDNVAMPAVYAGTPPAARAARARALLERLGLPHRIGYRPAQLSGGQQQRVSIARALMNGGQVILADEPTGALDSASGEEVLGILEALNAAGHTVILVTHDMQVAAHARRVVEISDGRIVADRRAAPSAAAAPARIEAGAAALPAAGAGRHGAAAWPRLAEAGRMAAIAMRAHKLRTLLTMLGIIIGIASVVSVVALGEGSRQRILQDISAIGTNTIEVYPGAGFGDERAARVQTLNTRDADALAGQPFVASVSPGVSASRSVRYRNVSATASIAGVGAGYADVRGLTLAAGRWFGEDAVGLRAQQAVIDDNTRKAFFASAQQAVGKILVLGNVPCRVVGVTAPKQSTFGGNDSLTVWIPYTTAMTRLLGQNYLKSITVRVADDVPTAAAQAAIESLLQRRHGRSDFYVNNMDTIRQTIESTSATMTLLISLIAVISLLVGGIGVMNIMLVSVTERTREIGVRMAVGARPGDIRVQFLLEAALVCLTGGIGGVLLAGLGRLAFTVFADGFPMVFSAAAVSGALLCSTAIGVLFGFLPARNAARMKPIDALARE; encoded by the coding sequence ATGCACACGGCAGAACCATTGCTGGCCCTGCGCGGCGTCTCGCGCAGCTTTCCCGCGGGCGAGGACAGCGTCACGGTGCTGCGCGACGTCGACCTGGACATCGGCGCGGGCGAGATGGTGGCCATCGTCGGCCCGTCCGGCTCGGGCAAGTCGACCCTGATGAACCTGCTGGGCTGCCTGGACCAGCCCAGCACGGGCAGCTACCGCATCGCCGGGCAGGACACGCGTACCTTGGACGACGACCAGCTGGCGCGGCTGCGGCGCGAGCATTTCGGCTTCGTGTTCCAGCGCTACCACCTGCTGGGCGACCTCGACGCACAGGACAACGTCGCCATGCCGGCGGTCTATGCCGGCACGCCGCCGGCCGCGCGCGCCGCGCGCGCACGCGCCTTGCTGGAGCGGCTGGGCTTGCCGCACCGCATCGGCTACCGGCCGGCGCAGCTGTCCGGCGGCCAGCAGCAGCGCGTGTCGATCGCGCGTGCGCTGATGAACGGCGGCCAGGTCATCCTGGCGGACGAGCCGACCGGCGCGCTGGACTCGGCCAGCGGCGAGGAGGTGCTGGGCATCCTGGAAGCGCTCAACGCCGCCGGCCACACCGTGATCCTGGTCACCCACGACATGCAGGTGGCGGCACACGCGCGGCGCGTGGTGGAGATCAGCGACGGGCGCATCGTGGCCGACCGGCGCGCTGCGCCATCGGCCGCGGCGGCGCCGGCGCGGATCGAGGCCGGCGCCGCGGCCCTGCCTGCGGCCGGCGCGGGCCGGCACGGCGCCGCGGCATGGCCGCGCCTGGCGGAGGCCGGGCGCATGGCCGCCATCGCCATGCGCGCGCACAAGCTGCGCACCCTGCTGACCATGCTGGGCATCATCATCGGCATCGCCTCGGTGGTGTCGGTGGTGGCGCTGGGCGAAGGCTCGCGCCAGCGCATCCTGCAGGACATCAGCGCCATCGGCACCAATACCATCGAGGTCTATCCGGGCGCCGGCTTCGGCGACGAGCGTGCCGCGCGCGTGCAGACGCTCAATACGCGCGATGCCGACGCGCTGGCCGGCCAGCCCTTCGTCGCCAGCGTGTCGCCGGGCGTCAGCGCCTCGCGCTCGGTGCGCTACCGCAACGTGTCGGCCACCGCCAGCATCGCGGGCGTCGGCGCCGGCTATGCGGACGTGCGCGGACTGACGCTGGCGGCCGGGCGCTGGTTCGGCGAGGACGCGGTGGGGCTGCGGGCGCAGCAGGCGGTGATCGACGACAACACGCGCAAGGCCTTTTTCGCCAGTGCGCAGCAGGCCGTCGGCAAGATCCTGGTGCTGGGCAACGTGCCCTGCCGGGTGGTGGGCGTGACCGCCCCCAAGCAGAGCACCTTCGGCGGCAACGACAGCCTGACGGTGTGGATTCCCTACACCACGGCGATGACGCGCCTGCTGGGACAGAACTACCTGAAATCGATCACGGTGCGCGTGGCCGACGACGTGCCCACCGCGGCGGCACAGGCCGCCATCGAGAGCCTGCTGCAGCGCCGCCACGGACGCAGCGATTTCTACGTCAACAATATGGACACCATCCGCCAGACCATCGAATCCACTTCCGCCACCATGACGCTGCTGATCTCCCTGATCGCGGTGATCTCGCTGCTGGTCGGCGGCATCGGCGTGATGAACATCATGCTGGTGTCGGTCACCGAGCGCACGCGCGAGATCGGCGTGCGCATGGCGGTGGGCGCGCGCCCGGGCGACATCCGCGTGCAGTTCCTGCTGGAGGCCGCGCTGGTGTGCCTGACCGGCGGCATCGGCGGGGTGCTGCTGGCAGGGCTGGGCCGGCTGGCCTTCACGGTCTTCGCCGATGGCTTTCCCATGGTGTTCTCGGCGGCGGCGGTCAGCGGCGCCTTGCTGTGCTCGACCGCCATCGGCGTGCTGTTCGGCTTCCTGCCCGCGCGCAATGCGGCGCGCATGAAGCCGATCGATGCGCTGGCGCGGGAGTAA
- a CDS encoding efflux RND transporter periplasmic adaptor subunit: MPKILAQPRWRWPAAAGAVLLLAGAAFAWRGRPQPPAYLSAAAVRADIEDTVLASGIIKAARQVYVGAQVSGQIKTLAVSVGQQVKRGELLAEIDSLTQQNTLKNARAALRDVQAQRAAKAALLQQYELAFARQEVMLSQDAGSRADYDSARALLDSTRAGIASLDAQIEQARIAVDTATVNLGYTRIVAPMDGTVVAVPVQAGQTVNAAQSAPTLVTLADLGTMTVMAEISEADVLRVKPGMPVSFTVLGEPDQPYRTRLASIEPGPESMSSTSTATSSSSASTSTGSSSSSSSTSSSAIYYYGQFDVPNPQGKLRISMTAQVAVTVAAHRGALTVPAAALGARGDDGRYRLRVLGADGRPRPRWVRVGINNHVSAEILGGLADGERVVVGDPAAAQSSSRGGPMGPPPMGM, encoded by the coding sequence ATGCCGAAGATCCTGGCGCAGCCGCGCTGGCGCTGGCCGGCGGCGGCCGGCGCGGTGCTGCTGCTCGCCGGCGCGGCGTTCGCCTGGCGCGGCCGCCCGCAGCCGCCGGCCTACCTGAGCGCCGCCGCGGTACGCGCCGACATCGAGGACACCGTGCTCGCCAGCGGCATCATCAAGGCGGCGCGGCAGGTCTACGTGGGCGCGCAGGTGTCTGGCCAGATCAAGACGCTCGCGGTGTCGGTGGGCCAGCAGGTCAAGCGCGGCGAACTGCTGGCGGAGATCGATTCGCTGACGCAGCAGAACACCCTGAAGAACGCCCGCGCGGCGCTGCGCGACGTGCAGGCGCAGCGCGCCGCCAAGGCAGCGCTGCTCCAGCAGTACGAGCTGGCCTTCGCGCGGCAGGAAGTCATGCTGTCGCAGGATGCGGGCAGCCGGGCCGACTACGACAGCGCCAGGGCCCTGCTGGACAGCACGCGCGCGGGCATCGCCTCGCTCGACGCGCAGATCGAGCAGGCCCGCATCGCCGTCGACACGGCCACGGTGAACCTCGGCTACACGCGCATCGTGGCGCCGATGGACGGCACCGTGGTGGCAGTGCCGGTGCAGGCCGGCCAGACCGTCAACGCGGCGCAGTCGGCGCCGACCCTGGTCACGCTGGCCGACCTCGGCACCATGACCGTGATGGCCGAGATCTCCGAGGCGGACGTGCTGCGGGTCAAGCCCGGCATGCCGGTTTCGTTCACCGTGCTGGGCGAGCCCGACCAGCCCTACCGCACGCGGCTGGCCTCGATCGAGCCGGGCCCGGAATCGATGTCGAGCACCAGTACCGCCACCAGTAGCAGCAGCGCGTCGACGTCGACCGGTTCGAGTTCGTCGAGCAGCAGTACTTCCAGCTCGGCGATCTACTACTACGGCCAGTTCGACGTGCCCAACCCGCAGGGCAAGCTGCGCATCTCGATGACCGCGCAGGTGGCGGTCACGGTGGCGGCGCACCGCGGCGCGCTGACCGTGCCGGCGGCCGCCCTGGGCGCGCGCGGCGACGACGGCCGCTACCGGCTGCGCGTGCTCGGCGCCGACGGCCGGCCACGGCCGCGCTGGGTGCGGGTCGGCATCAACAACCATGTCAGCGCCGAGATCCTCGGCGGCCTGGCGGATGGCGAGCGGGTGGTGGTGGGCGACCCGGCCGCGGCGCAGTCGTCCTCCCGCGGGGGGCCGATGGGCCCGCCGCCGATGGGCATGTGA
- a CDS encoding efflux transporter outer membrane subunit, whose translation MTMPMPTKTIERIVPAAAVVPVAPGYRRHAAAALAAALLALAGCTTLAPAYQQPESAVPSTFPAAAATATAAQQRLMPAETPWQDYFTDARLRKLIAIALENNRDLRVAVLQIEKARAAYRIQRAALLPTLSAGGSGTATRTPAGLSSSGAATVSHEYTATLGTSSYELDLFGRVRSLKDAALASYLNTEAARRAAQITLVANVASAYLAWASDRALERLAQGTLASQQASYEITRGSAALGTASAVDVKQAEQSVAAAQGDVARYAAQVAQDENALALLLGAPVPVELAPPAGVEAVTAVAAGKEIDAGLPSTVLLARPDVVEAEQTLRGADADIGAARAALFPTITLTAAGGTASAGLSSLFKAGTGYWSFAPSVNLPIFDGGALRASLESAKVAQRIAVAQYQKAVQNAFKEVADALAVRATMADRRTAQQRLVASAQAAYELSLARYRAGVESYTTVLTSQRSWYSAQQDDISLQLAWQDNLVTLYQVLGGGA comes from the coding sequence ATGACCATGCCCATGCCCACCAAGACCATCGAGCGAATCGTGCCCGCCGCGGCCGTCGTGCCCGTGGCGCCGGGGTACCGCCGCCACGCCGCGGCCGCGCTGGCCGCCGCGCTCCTGGCGCTGGCCGGCTGCACCACGCTGGCGCCGGCGTACCAGCAGCCCGAGAGCGCCGTGCCGTCGACGTTCCCAGCCGCCGCGGCCACCGCCACCGCCGCGCAGCAGCGCCTGATGCCGGCCGAGACGCCCTGGCAGGACTACTTCACCGACGCCAGGCTGCGCAAGCTGATCGCCATCGCGCTGGAGAACAACCGCGACCTGCGTGTCGCGGTGCTCCAAATCGAGAAGGCCCGCGCCGCCTACCGCATCCAGCGCGCCGCGCTGCTGCCGACCCTGTCGGCGGGCGGCAGCGGCACCGCCACGCGCACGCCGGCCGGCCTGTCGTCGAGCGGTGCCGCCACGGTTTCGCACGAGTACACCGCCACGCTGGGCACCTCCAGCTACGAGCTGGACCTGTTCGGCCGCGTGCGCAGCCTGAAGGACGCGGCGCTGGCCAGCTACCTGAACACGGAAGCGGCGCGCCGCGCGGCCCAGATCACGCTGGTGGCCAATGTCGCCAGCGCCTACCTGGCCTGGGCCTCCGACCGCGCGCTGGAGCGGCTGGCACAGGGCACGCTGGCCAGCCAGCAGGCTTCCTACGAGATCACGCGCGGCAGCGCCGCGCTGGGCACGGCTTCGGCCGTGGATGTGAAGCAGGCCGAGCAGTCGGTCGCTGCGGCCCAGGGCGATGTCGCCAGGTATGCCGCCCAGGTGGCGCAGGACGAGAACGCGCTGGCGCTGCTGCTGGGCGCGCCGGTGCCGGTGGAACTGGCGCCGCCGGCCGGCGTGGAAGCGGTGACGGCGGTCGCGGCGGGCAAGGAGATCGATGCCGGGCTGCCTTCCACGGTCCTGCTGGCGCGTCCCGACGTGGTGGAGGCGGAGCAGACCCTGCGCGGGGCCGATGCCGACATCGGTGCCGCGCGCGCCGCGCTGTTTCCCACCATCACGCTGACCGCGGCCGGCGGCACCGCCAGCGCCGGCCTGTCGAGCCTGTTCAAGGCGGGCACCGGCTACTGGAGCTTCGCGCCCAGCGTCAACCTGCCCATCTTCGACGGCGGCGCGCTGCGCGCCTCGCTGGAATCGGCCAAGGTGGCGCAGCGCATCGCCGTGGCGCAGTACCAGAAAGCGGTGCAGAACGCCTTCAAGGAGGTGGCCGACGCGCTCGCCGTGCGCGCCACCATGGCCGACCGGCGCACGGCGCAGCAGCGCCTGGTGGCGTCGGCGCAGGCGGCCTATGAGCTGTCGCTGGCGCGCTACCGCGCCGGCGTCGAGTCCTACACCACGGTGCTGACGTCGCAGCGCAGCTGGTACAGCGCGCAGCAGGACGACATCTCGCTGCAACTGGCGTGGCAGGACAACCTGGTCACGCTTTACCAGGTCCTGGGTGGTGGCGCATGA